The sequence below is a genomic window from Rhodococcus sp. 4CII.
TCTGGCGACAGAAGACCCTCCCACGTATCAAAGACCCCATCCTGGCGGAAAAGCTCGTCCCCGAAGTCCCGCCCTACCCGTTCGGGACCAAACGCTGCCCGCTCGAATACACCTACTACGAGTCCTTCAACCAAGACAACGTCGAACTCATCGACGTAAACGAGACACCCATCGAAAAGGTCACGCCCCGAGGGATCATCACCGCAGACGGTCGCGAACACGAGGTCGATGTGATCGTCCTGGCTACCGGTTTCGACTCCTTCACCGGTGGACTCACCGACATCGATGTCCGCAGTACCAGTGACGCGTCATTCAGCGAGGTGTTTCGCGGCGGAGCTCGTACCACACTGGGTCGCGCAACCGCCGGATTCCCGAACATCCTCTACGTTTACGGTCCGCAGAGTCCATCAGCGTTCTGCAACGGTCCAACCTGTGCCGAACTCGAGGGCGACTGGGTCATCGACTGTCTGGTCTACATGCGTGAGAACGGCCTGACTCGGATCGAAGCCACCCCGGAGGCGGAAGAGGAATGGCACGATCATCTCGAAACCCTGGCTGCTGCCACCACTTTCCCACTGGCGAACTCCTGGTACATGAACGCCAACGTGCCCGGCAAGAAACGCGAACTGCTGGCCTACCCTGGCGGCCTGCCGATGTACCTGGAGAAGTGTCGGGAGTCGGTCATCAACGGTTACGCCGGCTTCGTCCTGTCCTGACTAGTCTGTTCTGAACCGTCCACCGTGATCGTGCGGGTGCCGCCGGCCGAACAAGTCGGCGTCACCGCACCTCACCGTCATCGTCCCGATGGGAGGGCCGCAGATGTGCTCCTCTTCCCCAGCAGATCGATGTCCAGCGGCGAACCCGCCACGGGCGTGACATCGGCGACAAATCTGGGACTCTCAGAACTTCGGTGGATCTAGCTCTGGCATATGAATTTAGCTTCCAGTGGGGGTGATTCGGGTTTTGAATGTAATAGCAACGCGTTGAGGGCTGGTTTCCACCTCGTCACCCATCATGCTCTTCCCCTGCCGATTGGGTCCAGAGCACGGGTGGCGAGGTAGAGGCATTTGAGCGCGGCCTGGTCGCTGGTTCTGTGGAATCAAGATTGTCAAGTTCGTGCTGGTCGGCCATGGTTGACGGCGACGATCGGCAACGGGGTGGCGGTCAGTTGGCGTGGTGTTGTTCCGGCCGGGGTCGGAACGTCGGCGAGGCGTTGCAGTAGCTGGTCGAGGGCGGCTTGGCCGTCTTCGACGGCTGCTTGTTCATCGTCGGTGAGTGGGATGCTGACGAGCATGCGCTGAAGGTTCGATTTCGCCTGCAAGAGTTCACTTTTGCTGGACTCTTTGGGTATGTAGAAGTCACAGCGGGCGCAGGCCATGCGGTGCGGGCATTGCTCGAAGAAGGTGTAGCTGCAGAATCCGTGGCCGAGGTCGTAGTGCTGCCAAGGCTCACCAACGGCGGCAGCGCCGGAAGTCGCAGCGTCGCGGTCAACGAGGACTTCGATGGTGCGGACGTTGCGCGCGAAGTAACCGGCGTCGTTGTATGCCTTGGCCAGGGTATTCGGGGTAATTCTGGCGTAGTGCTGGGTCGATTCCGGGCTGCGGTGCCCGAGCCAAGCCTGCAGCTCGAACAGCGTCATCGGTTCCTTGGCGTTGTAGAGCTGTGTCGCGATGGTGGAGCGAGCGCGGTGGCTGGTGATCGGCCCGCGAACGTCGGCGGCAGGAATGTCGGCCTTGCGGCAGAGCGCGGGGATGATCGTGTCGTTGATGTAGTTCTTGCTGATCCGCCCGGCCCGGACTGCGAACAGGAAGTGCACCTTCTCACCGGTTTTCCGGTCCAGCATCGGTGGTTGCGCGGGGCGCAGGGCCTGCCATGCTTCGATCGCCCGGCCCAACAACGGGTCGACGGGCTTGGTGAACGCGGTGCCAGTCTTGTGGGTAGGGATATCGAGCAGACAGACCGATGAGTCGGTCTGCTGTCGGTCATCGACGACGGCGGGCTGATCGTGTTGCCAGCGGATGCAGCCGACCCGAAGCCGGGCGATTTCGTCGCTGCGCTGGCCGGCGAACAGCCAGGTCAGCGTGACGGCGCGGACCATGTCGACCGGGTGGGCCCCGGGTCCTGCGGGCAGGTCGCCGGGATCGAGGTTGAGGCCGGCCCAGAGAAGTTTGGCCCAGAGGTCATCGGCGATCACTCGCGGGTCGGGTCCTTGCAGTGCCCGGATGCTGCGCGGGGTTTCCAATGCTCGCGCGGGGTCGAATCGACGCGGGATCCAGTCCCAGTC
It includes:
- a CDS encoding tyrosine-type recombinase/integrase, whose product is MTMMMNSQTAPSVWEWPLRLDRFRRHGRLSKNESDALQTLGFDLLRLDREREHPQWQAIARLTAPLDEAIAALHWHPDTVFQRRFARYATAIVLHRCGELGRDFWSWSTQEWAELLRPQQLRERFRGQVGMQARPYLLVHAYLLTGFTAFDLVGPFARQTLAQRIFGSVSVDQAVEPVRAVLNGWGYRAANLESMICTLLLLNRSPMLNELTSSALDRLRADAAIERHFHGRHLHGVHRALATLGHTGPPPAPRYGDGPVPITGTAPGWAQAVERWHATATVQPSTRDTHRVVLAKIGRWLAADHPDITGPADWTRQTCSAWIAAVDRMHVGDHIQSESWRESRIEQLGKPLSAKTKRTYIRIVRTFFRDIQDWDWIPRRFDPARALETPRSIRALQGPDPRVIADDLWAKLLWAGLNLDPGDLPAGPGAHPVDMVRAVTLTWLFAGQRSDEIARLRVGCIRWQHDQPAVVDDRQQTDSSVCLLDIPTHKTGTAFTKPVDPLLGRAIEAWQALRPAQPPMLDRKTGEKVHFLFAVRAGRISKNYINDTIIPALCRKADIPAADVRGPITSHRARSTIATQLYNAKEPMTLFELQAWLGHRSPESTQHYARITPNTLAKAYNDAGYFARNVRTIEVLVDRDAATSGAAAVGEPWQHYDLGHGFCSYTFFEQCPHRMACARCDFYIPKESSKSELLQAKSNLQRMLVSIPLTDDEQAAVEDGQAALDQLLQRLADVPTPAGTTPRQLTATPLPIVAVNHGRPART